One segment of Bradyrhizobium sp. CB2312 DNA contains the following:
- a CDS encoding sugar-binding protein, whose protein sequence is MRKLLLAGIAVAMMATPAFAANYRFVIVPKAMNNPFFDFARDGCLKRAKELGNIECIYKGPVEHEPATQAQIIQDFVTQKVDGLAISVADVAAMTKSIEAATAAGIPVITFDADAPGSKRIAYIGTNNKEFGVALGKQLLKMRPDGGKYAMVSGGPGAKNLAERVDGVREALKGSKWTEVAGSPTFCNDDPALAVQQMTDMRTATPDLAAIVPIGGWPMFAPEGFKAFASRNKKDIDSGKFTLVVADTLRMQLELLRDGYANALVGQRPFEMGEKAMDTLLAIKKGEKVPEIVYTGLDLVTKDNVAQMLK, encoded by the coding sequence ATGAGGAAACTTCTTCTTGCCGGTATCGCGGTTGCGATGATGGCGACGCCGGCGTTCGCCGCGAACTACCGCTTCGTGATCGTGCCAAAGGCGATGAACAATCCGTTCTTCGACTTCGCGCGCGACGGCTGCCTGAAGCGGGCCAAGGAGCTCGGCAATATCGAGTGCATCTACAAGGGCCCGGTTGAGCATGAGCCGGCGACGCAGGCGCAGATCATCCAGGACTTCGTCACCCAGAAGGTCGACGGCCTCGCCATCTCGGTCGCGGACGTCGCGGCCATGACCAAGTCGATCGAGGCGGCGACCGCCGCCGGCATCCCCGTCATCACCTTCGACGCGGACGCGCCTGGTTCCAAGCGCATCGCCTATATCGGCACCAACAACAAGGAGTTCGGCGTTGCGCTCGGCAAGCAGCTCCTGAAGATGCGGCCCGATGGCGGCAAATACGCGATGGTCTCGGGCGGTCCCGGCGCCAAGAACCTCGCCGAGCGCGTCGACGGCGTGCGCGAGGCGCTGAAAGGCTCGAAATGGACCGAGGTCGCGGGTTCCCCGACGTTCTGCAATGATGATCCCGCGCTCGCGGTCCAGCAGATGACGGACATGCGCACCGCAACGCCCGATCTCGCCGCGATCGTTCCGATCGGCGGCTGGCCGATGTTCGCCCCCGAGGGCTTCAAGGCCTTCGCCTCCAGGAACAAGAAGGACATCGACAGCGGCAAGTTCACGCTTGTCGTCGCCGATACGCTGAGGATGCAGCTCGAGCTCTTGCGTGACGGCTATGCCAACGCGCTGGTCGGCCAGCGTCCGTTCGAGATGGGCGAGAAGGCGATGGACACCCTGCTCGCCATCAAGAAGGGCGAGAAGGTGCCGGAGATCGTCTACACCGGCCTCGACCTCGTCACCAAGGACAACGTTGCGCAGATGCTGAAGTAG